The segment TAAGGTAATACCCTCCAGAAAGTAACGCTGTCCGGCCAGAAATACAATAACACAGGGCAGCACGACCGTGGCCGAGGCCGCCATCAGCAGATCCCACTGCGCGGTGTAGGTCCCCTGGAACATTTGCAGGCCCAGGGCGAGGGTGAAGAGACTGTCGCTTTTCAGATAAATCAGCGGGCCCATGAAGTCATTCCAAGAGGCCAGAAAGCTGAACAAGGCGACCACAATGATGGCAGAACGGCTTAAGGGAAAGATAATCCGGGTGTAGATCTGCCAGTAATTCGCCCCGTCCACAAAGGCCGCTTCATCGAAATCGCGCGGAATCGTCAAATAGAATTGCCGGAGCAGGAAAATATTGAAGATCCCCCCGCCGAAATAAGCGGGTACAATCAGCGGGTACAGCGTATCGTATAACCCCATCATCTGCCAGCCGAGGAAGCTCGGGATAATCGTGACCGCCGCCGGCAGCATCATGCTGGTCATCAGGATCGCGAACACTGTATCCCTGCCCTTCCACTGAATCCGTGAGAATCCGAACGCTCCGATGCTGCTGGTAATCACGGTCCCCACAAGCACCGTAACTACGATAATCAGCGTGTTCTTGAAGAACACATCGAACGGCAGCACCGTCAGCGCCTTGTGAAAATTGCTCCATTGAAACGGCCTCGGTATCCATTCGGGAGGCATGGTGAAAATCTGCGACAAATTCATCAGCGAGCTGCGGATCAGCCAGACAAACGGAATGATGAACATGCCGGAGATCAGGATCAGCGCTCCGTAGCCTGCGGTAAGTGAAAGCTTCGATGGCCTCAAGTCCGGTCCCCCCCTTCGTAATACACCCACGACTTCGAGGTTCTGAACACGATGAATGTGAAGAACAGAATGATGATGAACAAGATCCAGGCCAGCGCAGACGCATAGCCCATTTCGGCATCCCGGAAGCCCGTTCTCCACAGATAAAATACATAGAACAGACTCTGGTTGTTCGGTCCGCCCTGCGTCAGAATGTAAGCTTCGTTGAAGACCTGAAAGGAACCGATAATGGTCATGATGGTATTGAAAAAGATCGTCGGGGTGACCATCGGAACCGTCACATGGCTCAGCTTGCGGAACCAGCCGCCCCCGTCCACCTCAATCGCTTCGTAATACTGCCGGGGGATGCCGGAGAGTCCGGCGAGGAAAATAATCACCGTGCTGCCGATCCCCCATAGCGTGGTAAGTACGACCGAGGGGATAACACTCCCTTCCCCGTACAGCCAGTTGCTGGTCGGCAGATGCAGGCGGCTCAGCAGCGAATTGATGAGGCCCAGATCGGGGTTAAGCAGCCACATCCAGATCATGGCCGAGGCCACCGCCGGAACGATGCTCGGAAGATAGATGATCGTACGGAAGATCGCCCTTCCCTTCACATTGAGATTCAGCAGCAGCGCAATCCCGAAGGAGAGGAGAATCACCGCAGGGACACGCAGCACCACGAAATAGAAGGTGATTCCCAGCGATTTGTAGAACAGCTCATCCTCCCCTGAGAACAGCCGTGTGAAATTATCCAGACCCACAAAGGCGGTCTGTTCCTTGAACACATTGTAGTCGGTCAGGCTGAGCACCAGACTGGCGATCATGGGACCCAGCGTGAAAATGGCAAATCCAAGGATGGCGGGGGCCGTGAATAACAGCCCATAGAACATTCCCTTTCGCATACCGGCCTCCAGTCTCGAAATCGCATATCCATTCTTTCAGTGCACAAAAAGCGGCGAACGAGGCAACGGACGCCGCTCCATGCTGTGATTTCGCAGTTGATTATTCCTTGATATCGCGCCGCCCCTTAATCTGGGCCTGGGCCTTCGCCGCGATGGAGTCCATCGCCTCCTGGGCCGTCTGCTGGCCGAGCCATACCTTATCCAAGGCGGGATTGACGAGGTCCATAATATTGTTGAAGTTCTTCACATATCCGGTCGGCGTCTGATGACCCTTGATCAGAATCACATCCACGATGGCTTCTTTATAGCCGGACGGTCTGGCATCCAGATTCTCTGTCCATTTGGCCAGCAGTGCAGGATCGGTGTACCAATCCTTAGGTGAAGGCATCCAGGTTCCGGCTGTCAGCATATCAATGGAAGCTTCAGGATCAAGCAGCGCCTTCAGCAGCTCCCAGGTCTCCTGGGGATGCTTCGTGGATTTGAAGATGGAGAACATGCCGCAGACCACGGTGGTAACCGGTTCCTTCATGACAGGCATCACTCCGACATTGAAGTTGAACTTCGATTGGGCGAGGCCTGCGCTTGCCCATTGCCCGTCTACAGTCATCGCCACCTTCTTGGTCTGAAGAGCCACATTCGTTGCCGGAATATTCTTGGACTGCACAGGTGAAGGGGAGACATGATGCACATTCATCAGATCAGATATTTTCTGGAGGGCTTCCACCGCCTCCGGCTGGTTCAGGCCGAAGGTTTTGCCGTCCGCCGAGATGAAATCCCCTCCGTTGGAGTAGATAAAGTTGCTGTATACGCCCCACCAGGTGGAGATATTTGCGCCGTATTGCTTGATTTTTGCCGGATTGAAGCCCTCCTGGTCTGCCGTCTTGCCGTTCGTGTCTACTGTGAGCTTCTTCGCGACTTCGACGAATTCATCCCAGGTCCAGGCATCGGCCACATTCGACGGGGGAGGTTCAATTCCGGCTTCCTTGAAGATATCCTCATTGTAGAACAGGCCGAAGGATTCAGGCCCCGGACCGATCCCGATAACATTGCCCGGCTCAAGCGAGTAGGTAATATTGGGAACCAGCGTATCCGGACTGATATCAGCATCCGTATCCAGGAATTCCTGAAGATTATAGAATTTGCCCTGCTCCGCCATCGGAAAAGCAATTGTGCCCGATTCCATCATGGCAATGTCCGGAACATCATTCCCGGCGACCATAGTCGTCAGCTTGGTATCATAATCGGCGGCAATATGCTGAAGCTCGACCTTAACGCTCGGATGCTTGGCCTCGAAATTCTGAATCGCTTTTTTATAAGGAGCCACTTCCTCCGGTGAGCCCCAGACCGTCATCCGCAGCTTAATATTCTCCTTCGATCCGGAATTTCCGGAAGATGCGGAAGTGTCAGGGCTTGCAGTATTAGACTTCGAGCACGCAGACAGCACGGCGGCAAGCATCAGAACCAGAGTCAATGTGATGAAGACTGATTTCCTGGGTTGCGACATATTCCAAGCCCCTCTCGATTTCTAAGTTCAACGGGTTCATAGCTGCAGTCTATGATGCCTTTATTATAAAATATAAGATAGCGCTTACATAACCCTAATCTCTTTGGATTGGTGGACCGGGATTGGCTTATAGCGGCAAAGTAATCACTACCTTCGTGCCCGTTCCCGGAGTCGAGAAGATGGATATCCCGTACTCGCCCCCGTAGGTCATCTGAATGCGGTCAATAGTATTCTTAATGCCCACGGAGGAAGATTTCTGATACAGAATCCTGTGTACCGTCTCCGCACTCATGCCCCGGCCGTTGTCAGCTACCTCGTAATGCCGGGTTCTGCCGTTAATCCAGCCGCGGATACCGATAATGCCGCCTGACTCGGTCCGGTCGAAGCCGTGAAGAATCGCATTCTCCACAAAAGGCTGGAACAGCAGCCGCGGCACATCATACTCCAGGAGCCGAGGGTCCATATCATACTCCACGGTGAACTTGTCTTCGAAGCGGATCGACATAATATAGAAGTAATTACTCATCCAGCTCATCTCTTCGGACAAAGGTACGGCGTCCCATGTCTTCCGGGAGGTATAATGCAGCATGTTGGACAGACAGACAAGCATCCTGCTAAGCTCCTGCTGATCATTCTCAATCGCCGTCCAGTTCATCACATTCAACGTATTGTACAGGAAGTGCGGATGCATCTGCATATTCAGCGCCTGTATCTCGGCCTCCTTCTCCTTCAGCTTAATCTCGTAATTCTCCGTCACCAGCAGGTGAATCCGGTCATTCATCCGGTTAAAGCGCTGGGTCAAAATGCCGAACTCGTCATGGCTCACCACATCCACGCGGGTCTGGAAATCTCCTTCGCCCACCGATTTCATCGCGCTTAGCAGCCGCTTGATGGGCTTAGTGATTTTACCTGCAATGAAGAAGGCGAAGACCAGAGCCACGATCCCCATCACAACGGCCAGCACGGTAATTGAGGTGCGGATCACCGGCACGAAGCTGCTCACCAGCCCTGCCTCCGGTATCCACACCACAGACATCCAGCCGGTCACCTCCGAACGGTCGAAGCAGACGATCACCGCTTCGCCGTCCAGCTTCATTCTCCGTGCCCCGCTGTTCTCCCGCTGCAGCTTGTCCAGCCCTGCCTCCTTATAGATCTGTGCAACCTGACCCGGCTCACTGCTGGCAACTACCCTGTCCTGCGGATCAAGCACCATGTAGCGCGAGTTTCCCGGAAGGCTGTCTGCATACAAGGATTTAAGCACCTCGGATTTGAAGCTTATGGCAAGTACGGGGCGTTCCACTCCGGCATCCATTTTGGCAAGCTTCGTATTGCTCAGATAGGTGAAATCCAGCAGGCGTGTAGCCGAGAAAAGAAAACGGAACTCCAGATTCCCGCTTTGCAGATAGGGCTGGTTGAACATGGACGCG is part of the Paenibacillus sp. FSL M7-0420 genome and harbors:
- a CDS encoding carbohydrate ABC transporter permease, whose amino-acid sequence is MFIIPFVWLIRSSLMNLSQIFTMPPEWIPRPFQWSNFHKALTVLPFDVFFKNTLIIVVTVLVGTVITSSIGAFGFSRIQWKGRDTVFAILMTSMMLPAAVTIIPSFLGWQMMGLYDTLYPLIVPAYFGGGIFNIFLLRQFYLTIPRDFDEAAFVDGANYWQIYTRIIFPLSRSAIIVVALFSFLASWNDFMGPLIYLKSDSLFTLALGLQMFQGTYTAQWDLLMAASATVVLPCVIVFLAGQRYFLEGITLTGLKG
- a CDS encoding carbohydrate ABC transporter permease, whose translation is MRKGMFYGLLFTAPAILGFAIFTLGPMIASLVLSLTDYNVFKEQTAFVGLDNFTRLFSGEDELFYKSLGITFYFVVLRVPAVILLSFGIALLLNLNVKGRAIFRTIIYLPSIVPAVASAMIWMWLLNPDLGLINSLLSRLHLPTSNWLYGEGSVIPSVVLTTLWGIGSTVIIFLAGLSGIPRQYYEAIEVDGGGWFRKLSHVTVPMVTPTIFFNTIMTIIGSFQVFNEAYILTQGGPNNQSLFYVFYLWRTGFRDAEMGYASALAWILFIIILFFTFIVFRTSKSWVYYEGGDRT
- a CDS encoding ABC transporter substrate-binding protein — encoded protein: MSQPRKSVFITLTLVLMLAAVLSACSKSNTASPDTSASSGNSGSKENIKLRMTVWGSPEEVAPYKKAIQNFEAKHPSVKVELQHIAADYDTKLTTMVAGNDVPDIAMMESGTIAFPMAEQGKFYNLQEFLDTDADISPDTLVPNITYSLEPGNVIGIGPGPESFGLFYNEDIFKEAGIEPPPSNVADAWTWDEFVEVAKKLTVDTNGKTADQEGFNPAKIKQYGANISTWWGVYSNFIYSNGGDFISADGKTFGLNQPEAVEALQKISDLMNVHHVSPSPVQSKNIPATNVALQTKKVAMTVDGQWASAGLAQSKFNFNVGVMPVMKEPVTTVVCGMFSIFKSTKHPQETWELLKALLDPEASIDMLTAGTWMPSPKDWYTDPALLAKWTENLDARPSGYKEAIVDVILIKGHQTPTGYVKNFNNIMDLVNPALDKVWLGQQTAQEAMDSIAAKAQAQIKGRRDIKE
- a CDS encoding sensor histidine kinase, which translates into the protein MKITFRYRLLASYILLIAIPLLVLGALFYRTSLKIITEQAQKNVYEIVRKNNEVMDTKLRIVDQNSMSLFLDKDLFRIFNQLDPANEAELFAADRQVTAVLGKTFSQNQDIFAYQLWTSYFTFGQPLPQGEPTQSDIYRMARQAGGKLVWIPTYEFASMFNQPYLQSGNLEFRFLFSATRLLDFTYLSNTKLAKMDAGVERPVLAISFKSEVLKSLYADSLPGNSRYMVLDPQDRVVASSEPGQVAQIYKEAGLDKLQRENSGARRMKLDGEAVIVCFDRSEVTGWMSVVWIPEAGLVSSFVPVIRTSITVLAVVMGIVALVFAFFIAGKITKPIKRLLSAMKSVGEGDFQTRVDVVSHDEFGILTQRFNRMNDRIHLLVTENYEIKLKEKEAEIQALNMQMHPHFLYNTLNVMNWTAIENDQQELSRMLVCLSNMLHYTSRKTWDAVPLSEEMSWMSNYFYIMSIRFEDKFTVEYDMDPRLLEYDVPRLLFQPFVENAILHGFDRTESGGIIGIRGWINGRTRHYEVADNGRGMSAETVHRILYQKSSSVGIKNTIDRIQMTYGGEYGISIFSTPGTGTKVVITLPL